In the genome of Armatimonadota bacterium, one region contains:
- a CDS encoding peroxiredoxin — MADEKKKGCVEAAAGPLGAEKELATEAAAAAPARSSAMKVATIGKEAPDFEAVAYHRGEFKTLKLSEYRPKWVVMCFYPAAFTFVUPTELAAVAVKYNEIAGMDAEVLAVSTDKHFTAKIWDEVELSKMVEGGIPYPMVADPTGAIGRVYGVYDAVAGLHNRGRFIIDPDGIIQAMEILTPSVGRNVSELIRQLQAFQRVRETGEATPSGWQPGKATLSPGPDLVGRVWEVWKPDEAF, encoded by the coding sequence ATGGCTGACGAAAAGAAGAAAGGCTGTGTCGAAGCCGCGGCCGGTCCACTGGGCGCGGAGAAGGAACTCGCAACAGAAGCGGCAGCTGCCGCACCGGCAAGGAGTTCAGCGATGAAAGTGGCGACCATCGGCAAGGAGGCCCCTGACTTTGAGGCTGTTGCGTACCATCGTGGCGAGTTCAAGACCCTGAAGCTGTCCGAGTACCGCCCGAAGTGGGTGGTGATGTGTTTCTACCCCGCTGCATTCACCTTCGTATGACCGACGGAGCTGGCGGCGGTCGCCGTCAAGTACAATGAGATTGCCGGGATGGATGCAGAAGTCCTCGCCGTGAGCACCGACAAGCATTTCACCGCGAAGATCTGGGACGAAGTCGAACTGTCGAAAATGGTGGAAGGCGGCATACCGTACCCCATGGTTGCCGACCCCACGGGCGCAATCGGCCGGGTGTACGGTGTCTATGATGCCGTAGCGGGCCTGCACAACCGCGGGCGCTTCATCATCGACCCGGATGGGATCATCCAGGCGATGGAGATTCTCACCCCCTCCGTCGGCCGGAACGTGTCCGAGCTCATCCGCCAGTTGCAGGCTTTCCAGCGTGTGCGCGAAACTGGAGAGGCCACGCCTTCGGGCTGGCAGCCGGGCAAGGCCACCCTGAGCCCCGGCCCGGACCTCGTGGGCCGCGTCTGGGAAGTCTGGAAACCAGACGAAGCCTTCTGA
- a CDS encoding response regulator, whose product MDIRILIVENETVQLAVLADCVRSLGYTPVVATGLREALSLLCGPPPELVLLDLVLGDGKGRDLYLAIRKDPEWSEVPVILTTGLPEREMHEQARGVQAPMLRKPFGLADLKRAVAMNLPI is encoded by the coding sequence ATGGATATCAGAATACTCATCGTGGAAAACGAGACGGTACAGCTGGCGGTTCTGGCCGACTGCGTAAGAAGTCTTGGGTACACTCCTGTCGTTGCCACGGGCCTGCGAGAAGCACTATCCCTTCTGTGCGGGCCTCCCCCCGAACTCGTCTTGCTGGATCTTGTGCTGGGCGACGGAAAAGGTCGCGACCTCTATCTGGCCATCCGAAAGGATCCCGAGTGGTCCGAAGTGCCTGTAATTCTCACGACCGGTCTGCCGGAGCGCGAGATGCACGAACAGGCACGCGGGGTCCAGGCACCCATGTTGCGGAAGCCCTTTGGCCTCGCAGATCTGAAACGCGCGGTGGCGATGAATCTGCCTATTTGA
- a CDS encoding DUF4838 domain-containing protein, whose product MRWQSLVPAILGIMFTISWASSAPEDRPGWAQRYLADPPEVWDGWRNSLAPKGQAVTLTLSTDGETDYVIVVPATATAAETRAASELRLWLGEITGADFPVSPDTEPVRERELCVGRTSRVTDAAREQERQAGEGGYAIAVEGERVFLLGEEPVGTMLAAFALLEEDLGVRWYVATPMAGPDWDARVRDMNNALEAPTWAKGESRVVRQPSLSARIVPRTRRPGVPLRELDFQITSMPWGLRNRFNGGWATQYGQYWFMHGGGVAHTFHWLVPPAKYFEAHPEYFSLVGGKRQWENAQLCISNPEVAEVAARTAIDALRPAAPRRRRLDVSAMDWAGHCQCDNCMAVERETGAWSGLLLTFVNRVAELVEKEVPDATISTISYWNSNRPPTADIKARSNVAVRYCLDWGASFTWPYHSFYDDKLAEEPPTPSNRLVAQRQSWARWKEISPRMLLWMYPSQYRHTYAPMPNIRAIAENIRFFSEQQAEAILIQQGGSDKPAEALRNWVFGKLMWDPTLDVEALIQDFIWGYYGAAAPAVYAYHQLLWDYCARYTDFSRERDWIHAIHDEGMFDHGFVAKARAILERAEAAADNDTTRRRVALLKTGVVYVEAAKLFMQMRDGQEPPDLRHYAAVADELDELCARLEISNLGFFDGSRTIAGAREFLSEMRTVADRRFDQHLLPPEAWGPWTFRWDLEDQGVAAEWFRPDLEGADNWIAVTVPAFLADTPAGNQIGFGWYRTTFTLPAAHGGKPIELQFGGVDEQAWVYINGRLVGEHTLKSEFMPGQELGVEDLWDRPFTVKVKPEFLNPGENLLVVRIHNSAYQAGIHQPVAIHLPEDDFRDACDGAFLNEDFADVEVGSIPAGWQREIQERDGQVFGIARVSRSFAKAPTLHLRDQRSHVAVWSESDEVLPEQKQWAVQFDFRLTGELVFKSTDEGEYKAADAGAAFGLKRGRPAKDAEFLPLVQFDNGESAGKPVTLLGLGEVLATDVAPNKWHRLVIHRNGATWRFFLDDQLKKTITGRDSDLRGIAFGSFRNWPHVAQDIHYANLKIGHFTEP is encoded by the coding sequence ATGAGATGGCAGAGCCTGGTGCCGGCGATCCTCGGGATCATGTTCACGATCAGCTGGGCGTCATCCGCACCGGAAGACCGTCCAGGCTGGGCGCAGAGGTACCTCGCGGACCCGCCCGAGGTCTGGGACGGCTGGCGCAACTCCCTTGCCCCAAAGGGCCAGGCGGTCACGCTGACACTCTCCACCGATGGCGAGACAGACTATGTCATCGTGGTGCCCGCGACCGCAACCGCAGCGGAAACCCGCGCTGCCAGTGAGCTGCGGCTCTGGCTGGGAGAGATCACCGGCGCGGATTTCCCCGTCTCGCCCGACACCGAACCCGTCCGGGAACGGGAACTCTGCGTGGGCCGAACCAGCCGCGTCACGGACGCGGCGCGTGAACAGGAGCGCCAGGCGGGTGAAGGCGGCTACGCTATCGCAGTGGAAGGCGAGCGCGTCTTCCTGCTGGGCGAGGAGCCTGTCGGGACGATGCTCGCGGCTTTCGCACTGCTGGAAGAAGATCTGGGCGTCCGCTGGTACGTGGCGACTCCCATGGCTGGTCCAGACTGGGATGCCCGCGTAAGGGACATGAACAATGCGCTGGAAGCGCCGACATGGGCCAAAGGCGAGTCCCGCGTGGTGAGACAGCCCTCGTTGTCGGCCCGCATAGTACCCCGAACCCGCAGGCCGGGCGTGCCCCTGCGCGAGTTGGACTTCCAGATCACCTCGATGCCGTGGGGCCTGCGCAACCGCTTCAACGGCGGCTGGGCAACGCAGTACGGCCAGTATTGGTTCATGCACGGAGGGGGTGTCGCCCACACCTTCCACTGGCTGGTGCCCCCGGCGAAGTACTTTGAAGCCCATCCCGAATACTTCTCGCTGGTTGGCGGCAAGCGGCAGTGGGAGAACGCCCAGCTCTGCATCTCCAACCCCGAAGTGGCCGAGGTTGCGGCCAGGACCGCCATCGACGCCCTGCGCCCTGCCGCACCGAGACGCCGCAGGCTCGACGTCTCCGCCATGGACTGGGCCGGCCACTGCCAGTGCGACAACTGCATGGCGGTGGAACGCGAGACAGGCGCCTGGAGCGGGCTCTTGCTGACCTTCGTGAACCGTGTCGCCGAGTTGGTGGAGAAAGAAGTCCCGGACGCCACCATCAGCACTATTTCGTACTGGAACTCTAATCGCCCACCAACGGCGGACATCAAGGCCCGCTCCAATGTGGCGGTTCGGTACTGCCTGGACTGGGGCGCAAGCTTCACCTGGCCCTACCACTCTTTCTACGATGACAAGCTGGCCGAGGAGCCGCCGACGCCCAGCAACCGGCTGGTGGCCCAACGTCAGAGCTGGGCGCGCTGGAAAGAGATCAGCCCGCGCATGTTACTGTGGATGTACCCGTCGCAGTACCGGCACACCTACGCGCCGATGCCCAACATCCGGGCAATTGCCGAGAACATTCGGTTCTTCTCCGAGCAGCAGGCCGAGGCCATCCTCATCCAGCAGGGAGGGTCGGACAAGCCGGCCGAAGCGCTGCGCAACTGGGTTTTCGGGAAACTGATGTGGGACCCCACGCTCGACGTGGAGGCGTTAATCCAGGACTTCATCTGGGGCTACTATGGAGCGGCCGCGCCGGCCGTCTATGCGTATCACCAATTGCTCTGGGATTACTGTGCCCGATACACCGATTTCAGCCGGGAGCGCGACTGGATCCACGCCATCCACGACGAGGGCATGTTCGACCATGGTTTCGTAGCAAAGGCGCGGGCGATTCTTGAGCGTGCCGAGGCGGCTGCCGACAATGACACAACACGCCGCCGGGTCGCGTTGCTCAAGACCGGTGTTGTGTACGTGGAAGCGGCGAAGCTCTTCATGCAGATGCGGGACGGGCAGGAACCGCCCGACCTGAGGCACTACGCCGCGGTCGCTGATGAACTCGACGAATTGTGCGCGCGCCTTGAGATCAGTAACCTGGGCTTTTTCGACGGAAGCCGCACAATCGCAGGCGCCCGGGAGTTCCTTTCGGAGATGCGGACCGTGGCCGACAGGCGCTTTGACCAGCACCTGCTCCCGCCCGAGGCGTGGGGACCGTGGACCTTCCGGTGGGACCTCGAAGATCAAGGCGTCGCAGCGGAGTGGTTCCGGCCGGATCTGGAGGGTGCGGACAACTGGATCGCCGTGACGGTCCCCGCGTTCCTGGCAGATACCCCCGCAGGCAACCAGATCGGCTTTGGCTGGTACCGCACCACCTTCACGCTCCCGGCCGCACATGGTGGGAAGCCGATTGAGCTTCAGTTTGGTGGCGTTGATGAGCAGGCTTGGGTGTACATCAACGGCAGGCTGGTGGGGGAGCACACGCTGAAATCGGAGTTCATGCCGGGGCAGGAGTTGGGGGTGGAGGATCTGTGGGATCGCCCCTTCACAGTCAAAGTCAAGCCGGAATTCCTGAACCCGGGTGAGAACCTGCTGGTGGTGCGCATCCACAACTCCGCATATCAGGCGGGAATCCATCAGCCGGTCGCGATTCACCTTCCTGAGGATGACTTCAGAGACGCCTGCGATGGTGCATTCCTCAATGAGGACTTCGCGGATGTGGAGGTGGGGAGTATCCCAGCCGGCTGGCAGCGCGAGATCCAGGAGCGCGATGGACAGGTTTTCGGCATCGCCCGGGTCAGCCGGAGTTTCGCGAAGGCGCCGACACTGCATCTGCGGGACCAGCGATCCCATGTGGCAGTGTGGTCAGAGTCAGATGAGGTTCTGCCCGAACAGAAGCAATGGGCCGTGCAGTTTGACTTCCGGCTCACGGGTGAGTTGGTTTTCAAGTCCACTGACGAGGGCGAGTACAAAGCAGCCGACGCGGGAGCTGCCTTCGGGCTCAAGCGCGGGCGGCCCGCCAAGGATGCTGAGTTTCTACCACTGGTGCAGTTCGACAATGGCGAAAGTGCGGGCAAGCCCGTGACGCTCCTGGGCCTGGGTGAGGTGCTGGCCACGGACGTGGCCCCGAACAAGTGGCACCGGCTGGTCATCCATCGCAACGGCGCGACGTGGCGCTTTTTTCTGGATGACCAATTGAAGAAGACGATTACGGGCCGCGACAGTGACCTGCGCGGCATCGCTTTCGGTTCCTTCCGCAATTGGCCACACGTGGCCCAGGACATCCACTATGCGAACCTGAAGATCGGTCACTTCACGGAGCCGTGA
- a CDS encoding SDR family oxidoreductase yields MRFEDRVAIISGAASGMGLLAGQRLAAEGARVVLTDVNESAVRAAAQGICDDGGEAIGLQVDVRCYDQVKFSVDAAVDRYGSVDILMNSAGGASSRVHGRTEPFHEIPIEIVDWGLDVNLKGAVYFCHAVLGHMIRQKRGVIINMGSVDGVTGSMCLDYGAAKSAMIGLTKSITLYGSPHGVRSCCVSPGPVLTRPEMANMKTRLGRAAEPEEIVNLILYLCSDDAAFITGANYIIDGGRSVGGMG; encoded by the coding sequence ATGAGATTTGAAGACCGCGTCGCAATCATCTCGGGTGCAGCATCGGGTATGGGCTTGCTGGCCGGGCAGCGTCTTGCCGCTGAAGGCGCCCGGGTCGTACTCACTGATGTCAACGAGAGCGCGGTCCGGGCCGCAGCGCAGGGCATCTGCGACGATGGGGGAGAGGCCATCGGGTTACAGGTGGATGTTCGCTGCTATGACCAGGTGAAGTTCTCCGTGGACGCCGCGGTGGATCGCTATGGCAGTGTGGACATCCTCATGAACAGCGCGGGCGGCGCGTCATCCCGTGTGCATGGGCGCACCGAGCCTTTCCACGAGATCCCCATCGAGATCGTGGACTGGGGCCTTGATGTGAACCTCAAGGGCGCCGTGTACTTCTGCCACGCAGTGCTTGGGCACATGATCCGGCAGAAACGCGGTGTCATCATCAATATGGGCTCTGTGGACGGCGTGACCGGCTCCATGTGCCTTGACTACGGGGCCGCGAAGAGCGCGATGATCGGGCTGACGAAGTCGATCACCCTGTATGGCTCACCCCACGGGGTTCGCTCTTGCTGCGTGTCTCCCGGGCCTGTGCTGACACGCCCGGAGATGGCGAATATGAAGACGCGACTGGGCAGAGCCGCTGAGCCGGAGGAGATTGTGAACCTGATTCTCTACTTGTGTTCCGATGATGCGGCCTTTATTACCGGCGCGAATTACATCATCGACGGTGGCCGCAGCGTGGGTGGCATGGGATGA
- a CDS encoding SDR family oxidoreductase: MRLAGKVAVITGAGRGIGRAIALRFASEGAAVAVDDINGERAAQVVAQIVESGGEAMAFAADVTKSAEVRAMVSDVEARFGKVDILVNNAGGGAALLGKTSPFKDAEEDVWKWVIDLNLHGTMICIQAVLDGMVQRRYGKIINFGSIAGTAGLPNWAAYSAAKGGIISLTMALAMELGEYGINVNCVSPGAIYDESRRDWTHGTWLRRGGEPEEVAALVAFLASDEAAYITGANYMIDGGRTLGPLR; this comes from the coding sequence ATGAGGCTAGCTGGGAAAGTGGCCGTGATCACCGGAGCCGGGAGGGGCATCGGCCGGGCGATTGCTCTCCGTTTCGCATCGGAAGGCGCCGCAGTGGCCGTGGATGACATCAATGGAGAGCGCGCCGCGCAGGTCGTGGCCCAGATCGTCGAGTCCGGTGGGGAGGCCATGGCTTTCGCAGCGGACGTCACGAAGAGTGCCGAAGTGCGCGCGATGGTCTCCGATGTCGAGGCCCGTTTCGGCAAGGTGGACATCCTCGTCAACAACGCCGGTGGCGGTGCCGCGCTTCTCGGGAAGACTTCCCCGTTCAAGGACGCCGAGGAAGACGTCTGGAAATGGGTCATCGACCTGAACCTGCACGGCACCATGATCTGCATTCAGGCCGTACTGGATGGGATGGTCCAGCGACGCTATGGCAAGATCATCAACTTCGGGTCTATCGCCGGAACAGCGGGCCTGCCGAACTGGGCGGCTTACTCCGCAGCCAAAGGCGGGATCATCTCGCTGACAATGGCACTGGCGATGGAACTGGGCGAGTACGGAATCAATGTGAACTGCGTCTCGCCGGGAGCAATCTACGACGAATCCCGGCGCGACTGGACGCATGGTACCTGGTTGCGGCGCGGGGGTGAACCGGAGGAAGTCGCGGCACTGGTGGCGTTCCTCGCTTCAGACGAAGCGGCATACATCACGGGCGCGAACTACATGATCGATGGCGGTCGCACTCTGGGGCCGTTGAGATAG